The proteins below come from a single Mya arenaria isolate MELC-2E11 chromosome 8, ASM2691426v1 genomic window:
- the LOC128244846 gene encoding uncharacterized protein LOC128244846 yields MRTLKLMLCAIFVQAVWCVPKSSITDSIYQVLSSKIDTINLELAVIRNEQVQTKQDLIQAKTELKRIEADQSFDVPNNTAGESLFDALGNASTSDVINYLRKAFQSEKAHHKQPLGQIKADVAFMWSDLNTLKATVATLNDTQGNLTRDVFEVGRDVEYDIKTVNDTLARIHSMAEWLDTSFTSLNGTQQQTNETVSLLNNDVNLLKSSLMNTSQQEEMTNLRETVSEIQTSLEEKCQSGEIGPLVRPLYPVTLTINFRPAFNSKPAIVYGLKVLDSAHNTNVRVDGHITEMTSAFFKFKIRSWADTVMYGAKFSWMACPKTDT; encoded by the exons ATGCGTAccttaaagttaatgttatgTGCTATATTTGTGCAGGCTGTTTGGTGTGTACCAAAATCGAGCATTACTGACTCTATATACCAAGTGTTGTCATCAAAGATTGACACCATCAATTTAGAATTGGCTGTCATTAGGAACGAACAAGTACAAACTAAACAAGATCTTATTCAGGCAAAAACTGAGCTCAAAAGAATAGAAGCAGATCag AGCTTTGATGTGCCAAACAACACTGCTGGGGAAAGTCTGTTTGACGCACTGGGGAACGCAAGCACAAGTGATGTCATAAATTACCTTCGGAAGGCATTCCAGAGCGAAAAGGCGCACCACAAACAACCCCTGGGTCAAATTAAAGCTGATGTAGCGTTTATGTGGTCGGATTTAAACACCCTGAAAGCAACAGTTGCAACACTCAATGATACACAAGGAAATCTCACTCGTGATGTTTTTGAAGTAGGGAGGGACGTTGAATACGATATTAAGACAGTAAATGACACATTGGCAAG AATCCACTCAATGGCTGAATGGCTAGATACGAGCTTCACTTCTTTAAATGGCACTCAGCAACAGACAAACGAAACCGTGTCACTACTGAACAATGATGTGAACTTACTGAAATCTAGCTTGATGAACACTTCACAACAAGAAGAGATGACGAATTTGAGAGAAACTGTCTCAGAAATCCAAACTTCACTTGAGGAGAAATGTCAGTCTGGAGAAATTGGACCTCTCGTGCGTCCACTTTACCCAGTGACACTGACCATCAACTTCCGGCCAGCCTTTAACAGTAAACCGGCTATAGTTTATGGACTGAAAGTCTTGGACTCTGCCCACAATACGAATGTCCGTGTTGATGGACATATCACGGAGATGACCAGtgcattttttaagtttaagatCAGGTCATGGGCAGATACCGTTATGTATGGCGCCAAATTTTCGTGGATGGCATGTCCCAAAACAGACACATAA